A genomic segment from Oryctolagus cuniculus chromosome 14, mOryCun1.1, whole genome shotgun sequence encodes:
- the CARTPT gene encoding cocaine- and amphetamine-regulated transcript protein gives MSFSTMESPRLRLLPLLGAALLLMLPLLGARAQEDADLQPRALDIYSAVEDASHEKELIEALQEVLKKLKSKRIPIYEKKYGQVPMCDAGEQCAVRKGARIGKLCDCPRGTSCNSFLLKCL, from the exons ATGAGTTTCAGCACCATGGAGAGCCCCCGCCTGCGCCTGCTGCCCCTCCTGGGCGCCGCCCTGCTGCTGATGCTACCTCTGCTGGGCGCGCGTGCCCAGGAGGACGCCGATCTCCAGCCGCGAGCCCTGGACATCTACTCTGCCGTGGAGGACGCTTCCCACGAGAAGGAGCTG ATCGAAGCGCTGCAGGAGGTCTTGAAGAAGCTCAAGAGTAAACGAATTCCTATCTACGAGAAGAAGTACGGCCAGGTCCCCATG TGTGATGCCGGTGAGCAGTGTGCAGTGCGGAAAGGAGCCAGGATTGGGAAGCTGTGCGACTGTCCCCGAGGGACCTCCTGCAACTCCTTCCTCCTGAAGTGCTTATGA